The proteins below are encoded in one region of Mus caroli chromosome 10, CAROLI_EIJ_v1.1, whole genome shotgun sequence:
- the Srgn gene encoding serglycin → MCAVGEPGNCDVCSWAGSEVLEPLSKRDRKSTLLHLPIQRLSGAELGRMQQVPVGSRLVLALAFVLVWGSSVQGYPARRARYQWVRCKPNGFFANCIEEKGPQFDLIDESNNIGPPMTDPVLMGGPSKDFISNYDDYGSGSSSGSGSGSGSGSGSGSGSGSGFLGDMEWEYQPTDESNIVYFNYRPFDRILTEQNQDQPEDDFII, encoded by the exons ATGTGCGCTGTGGGTGAGCCAG GAAACTGTGACGTGTGTTCTTGGGCAGGGTCTGAGGTTTTGGAACCTCTTTCTAAAAGGGACCGAAAGAGCACCCTGCTACATTTGCCAATCCAGAGGCTGAGTGGGGCCGAGCTGGGCAGGATGCAGCAGGTTCCCGTGGGCAGCAGGCTTGTCCTGGCTCTCGCCTTCGTCCTGGTTTGGGGATCTTCAGTTCAAG GTTATCCTGCTCGGAGAGCCAGGTACCAGTGGGTCCGCTGCAAACCGAATGGGTTTTTTGCGAACTGCATTGAGGAGAAGGGACCACAGTTTGACCTAATAGATGAATCCAACAACATTGGCCCTCCCATGACTGATCCTGTTTT gaTGGGAGGACCCTCAAAAGATTTCATCTCCAATTATGATGACTATGGGTCAGGTTCgagctctggctctggctccggCTCTGGCTCCGGCTCTGGCTCGGGTTCCGGCTCAGGAAGTGGCTTCCTAGGTGACATGGAATGGGAATACCAGCCAACAGATGAAAGCAATATTGTCTATTTCAACTATAGGCCTTTTGACAGGATTCTCACTGAGCAAAACCAAGACCAACCAGAAGACGATTTTATAATATGA